cccccccacccccccgagccagccagtccctgccctggggccgggtgggagctGGCACCCccgagaggggacaggcccctgccccattcccctccccccctgagCCAGGCAGTGTCAGATCAGCCCTGGTGCCCCCTACAGGGGAAATTCTCACCTAACGCCACCCTCCTcgtctctccccccatccccagaggATTTCTGCACGGCCCACCCGGACCCAGAACCCTACGAGGAGTGGGCAGAGCGCATGGCACGGGAATACAGGCGGAAAGACTGCCAGTGGGCGGGGCCTGGCCCTCAGAGGGCGGGGCCTGGCCCCCAGAGGGCGGGGCCTGGCCCTCAGGTCCCCGACAATGGAGCCGCGCATCCCCCGCCCCACACCTCCCAGCGCCCCCTGGAGGAAGAGTCTCGTCTGTACCGGGAACGTGCCCGCACCAAGAAGGAGGAGCTGCGGGAAGCCAAGCGGCAGCGTTACCAGGAGGGCTGCGCCCGCGTCTTCGCCCCCGATGCCACCCGCCCCCTGTGCTACGGGGACATCCCGTGGCCCAGCCCCACGGGCACCGTGGCGGAGATGGCCGCTGTCGCCATGCTAGGCACGGATCCCTCGGACGTGGGCGCCTACCGCCGCCGGCTCCGGCACCAGCAGGCCCTGTGGCACCCGGATAAATTCGCCCAGCGCTGCGGGGGGCGGCTGGCGGAACTGGACCGGCGCCGGATCCTGGCCACGGTCACGGCCCTGTCCCAGGAGCTCAACAGGCTGGCCGAGGCGGCCAAGTAACAGGAACACGCACGCAGCTGTGTCAATAAAGGGTCGGTTCTTGTAtagagcccggactcctgggttctctccccggctctgggaggggagggggatctggtggttagagcgggggggctgggagccaggactcctgggttctctccccggctctgggaggggagtgggggctggtgattagagcgggggggctgggagccaggactcctgggttctctccccggctgtgggaggggggttACAGGAGCGGGGGCTGCCTATTCCCCTAACTTCACCCCACCCTGCGCCACAATTCCTTGCCCCAAGCACAGAacatccccttcccctccccctgcaatcGGCCTCCTGCTCCTCTTGCTCAATGTCTCGTTCTCAGAGTTTGGTAACTAGGAGCCGCTGGGCCTGCGGCCAGAGCCGGGCCCCAGTTCCCAGGCGGGTGACGAAGGGAGCAGCCCTCAGCAAACCCAcagagcctgggggcggggggaagcccagggctgggctggcaggggctgcgggtcgggagtgaggggcaccagcagggctggggggggcagggggctgcgggtcgggagtgaggggctctggcagagctgggggagggctgggctagcaggggctgcgggtcgggagtgaggggcaccggcagggctgggggggcagggcctgcgggtcgggagtgaggggcaccggcagggcttggggggcagggctgggctagcagggggctgcgggtcgggagcgaggggctccggcagggctgggggggcagggcctgcgggtcgggagtgaggggcaccggcagggctgggggggcagggctgggctagcaggggctgtgggtcgggagtgaggggcaccggcagggctggggtcagtgTCTCTCCCAGCCCCATGGCTCTGGCCCTGCGGTCTCCTCCCTCGCGTGACCTTGGAAGCCGGGGAGGGGAAGTGAACGTCCCGGAGTCGCCATCTGGCCGGGGATGACGCAGGCTCCCCACGTCCCGTACCGGGCACAGAGCGGCCTGAgaccagggggaggggaggccatGAGCTTCTCTGGGGTCAAtgtcccccagtgcccccccacaaccccccacccGGTCCTCCACGCCCCTCTGGTTCCATCCTTCCCACCACCTCAAACTCCTCcggagggagtgaggggcaccggcagagctgggagggggcagagccgggctggcagggggctgcgggtcgggagtgaagggcaccggcagagctggggggcaggtctgggccagcagggggctgtgggtcgggagtgaggggcaccggcagggctgggggggcagagctgggctagcagggggctgtgggtcgggagtgaggggcaccggcagagctgtggggggccagggctgggctggcagggggctgcgggtcaggagtgaggggcaccggcagggctggggggggcagagccgggctggcagggggctgcgggtcgggagtgaggggcaccggcagggcatggggggcagggctgggctagcagggggctgcaggtcgggagtgaggggcaccggcagggctgtggggggccagggctgggctggcagggggctgcgggtcaggagtgaggggcaccagcagggctgggggggcagggctgggctggcagggggctgtgggtcgggagtgaggggcaccggcggagctgtggggggccagggctgggctggcagggggctgcgggtcaggagtgaggggcaccggcagggctggggggggcagagccgggctggcagggggctgcgggtcgggagtgaggggcaccggcagggcatggggggcagggctgggctagcagggggctgcaggtcgggagtgaggggcaccggcagggctgtggggggccagggctgggctggcagggggctgcaggtcaggagtgaggggcaccggcagggctggggggggcagagccgggctggcagggggctgcgggtcgggagtgaggggccccgaGCCCCCATCCCCTCAGAACCCCACACTGACACTGTCCCCGTGCGAGTGTCTCTGGGGAGCGGCCCGACGTGGACGGCTGCTCCCGGGCTCaaccccggctcccagccctgcccggctGGCACCAGACGACCCTGCCCGTCCCTCCTCCGTGTCCTCTCTTCCCGTCTGTCTgcagttctctctcccccccacccttcctcgGCCGTCCATCCCTTCGGTCTCTCCTCCTTTGCCTCgttctgtctctccttccctcGTCTCTTCATCCTCCTTCAGTTCCTCGGGTTTTCCCTCACTCCCTCCTTCAGTTTTCTTCATCCGATTTCTTTCCTTCGCGCATTCGCtcgttcttttcttttttcactgactcattccttccttctttcctttcctttcctcctttcccGCCTTCATCCTCTggttccttttttctttcccgcctttttccctccctctttctttTTTCACGCAGCCCTTCGTTCCCTCACGTGTGCCCCGCTCGTTCATTTATTCCTTCATTCACTCTTTGTCCCTTTCTTCTCTCATCCTTTCATTCCCTCGTTCCGACGTTTGTTCTTTCCTCCCCTTGTTCCTTAACTCATGGTTTTCTTTCTCAGTTTGTTTCTTTCTAtccttattttctatccctttttatTTGCACccattttatttctatttctatccattttttctttctctctctatccATTTGTCTttgggatttttctttctttcctccatTTTTATCAGTTTTCTCTTTCTATCCTTTAATTTCcctcttgcttgcttgcttctatccattttctttccttttcccttttcttttcttcattctttcttcttgtctttgttttctttctctctttgccCCACCCCGTCTCTCCTCCACACACCCCCGTCACACCCCTCGCTCCCGGTCAGGATGACCCAAGAGGAAGGCTCTGGCGTCGTTCTGCTCACATCACAGCTGGGTTGGGACAGGGTGACTCACGGGCAGGAATTCCCGCCCGGTGCCATATAAACCCCGCACCCGTCCCGCCCCGAGCAGATGTCTCCCATCGCCAGCGCCCAGCCGCCCATCCCGGGGGGGACCATGGTGAAGTTCGGGGCAGGCCTCAGGCCTGTGGATCCTGCCCGGGGCTCCGGCTTGCTCTGCTCGGCGTGTGGCTTCCTGCTCATCCGGCCCCAGCAGACAGAGTGCGGCCATCGGTACTGCACGGCCTGCGTCCCGCGACTGCTGGGGTGAGcgccggggggctgcgggtgggggtgaggggcaccggcagggtgggggggcaggggctgcgggtcgggagtggggggcaccggcagggctgggctggcaggggctgcgggtcgggagtggggggcaccgggaGGGGGTCTGTCTCTGACATGTTTGTAAGCAGCCGGGCCCCGTCTAACCCGTGTCCccgccgtggggggggggggggctgcgctgAACTCTGGTGACGGGATTTGTCTCCTCACAGGGACACAGACAAGGTGACCTGCTGCGTTTGTAGCAAGAGACTGAGCCCCAACCAGGTGAGTgtcaccggcagggctggggggggcagggggctgcgggtcgggagtgaggggcaccggcagggctggggggggcagggggctgcgggtcgggagtgaggggctccagcagggctggggggagggggctgcgggtcaggagcgaggggcaccggcagggctgggggggcgcagggggctgcgggtcgggagcgaggggcaccggcagggcagggggatccagggggctgcgggtcgggagtgaggggcaccggcagggctggggggggcagggggctgcgggtcgggagtggggggctccggcAGCGCTGTGGATTCACTGattcttttctctccttcctcagTTTCACAAGGACCGAGCGGCCGAGAAAGACGCTCTCAGCACGGCCGTGAcctgccccagagccagctgcagctgGATGGGGACCCTGGCGTCCTACCTGGTGAGAACCCgggacacagacacaccccagccccagatCGGGGCCCATGCCCccgagaggggacaggcccctgccccgtttcccgcccccctgagccagccagtccccccctggggccagatgggagcgggcgccccctagaggggaaaggcacctgccccattccctgcccccctgagccagccagtccccgccctggggccggatgggagctggcgccccctagaggggacaggcccctgccccattcccgccccctgagccagccaggccccgccctggggccggatgggagctggcgccccctagaggggacaggccccatgccccgttccccgcccccctgagccagccaggcccacGTCTGCTCTGGGACTGTATTGATGGTGCAGTTGTGCCCCCTGGTGGCCATCCCTGGGAATGGCAGGCTGGagctcttaaagggccagttccCCTTTTTAACCTCACTGCTTGTCTCTCTCCGCAGGGCCCCCATCGATGTGGCCAGGCCCCATCTCCCATCACCACACCCTAGACTCTCCCCCTTCCCATGGCACCCCCCACTGCTGCTCCCTCCAGACtccattccctctccctctgACCCCCACGGCACCACCCCCACGGCCCTCGCTGCAGTCCCCTTAACCCCCCCCAATTTTCCCTCTACCCCCCTgatcccctgcctctcccctcccccaggccagcCTCGTCCTGctacactgccccctccccacaccccccatcCTCTAACCCTCTCCTCTCTCCCGCTGCAGgagcacctctgccccccagccgtGAGTCCCGGCCCAGAGGAGAAGTCAGCTCCGAAGGACCTGGAGGTCCACGTGATGACAGGTGTCCCCCGGGGGGGCAGGAACTCCCAGATGGTGAGTCACAAGGCAGCCACCAGATGTGCAGGGGAAAGAAGGAGGCCTGGTGGCCAGATGTGGAGAGGGGAGGATGATGTAGGCTGATGTTTGGAGGGGGGGCAGCCAGATGtgcaagggggaaggggagatgtaAGCTAGTGGCCAGATGTTTGGGGAGCTAGCCAgacgggcaggctgggggggctgaggggaagtAGTTTGCAGCCAGatgtgcggggggtggggagcccatccggatgtgcaaggggaggggggagcttgtgGCCAGAtgtgcagcctggggggctgaggggaagcAGTGTGCAGCCAGatgtgcaggggggcaggggagcccagCCAGATGTACAGGGCGGTAGCCAGATGGGAGCTGACCCCTCTCCCATCCTCCCCCAGGACGCCCCGCCCCTGGATCTCCAGCGGAGGATAGAGCAGCTGGAGGTTATGGTGACCTCCCTGCGCCAGGAGCTCTGGAGCCAGGCCGGTGCCATGCAAGCTCTCCAGCGCCGGGGCCTCCAGGACCAGCCGTCCCCGGGGGTCTCCACGGAGCCGTCTGGCTGCTCCCACGGGGCTCGGGGAGCCGCAGCTGCGTCCCCGGAGCTGGCCAGCGCCGACGGGACCCTGGTGTGGAAGCTCCAAGGGTTCTCCAAGCTGCTGGGGGAGGCCAAGGCCGGGAGGAGAACGTCCATCTATTCCTCGGTCTTCGCCACCCACCCCTTCGGCTACCGGCTCTGCCTCCGGCTCTACCCAGACGGGGATGGGGCCGGCCAGGGGACTCACCTGTCACTGTTCATGGCCTTGGCCAAGGGGCCCTATGATGATCTCCTGCCTTGGCCTTTCCTCCGCAAGGTCACCTTCTACCTCCTGGATCCCTGGCGGAAGAGGCCGGCCCTGAGGGAGACTTTCGCCCCTGACCCCTGCAGCACGTCCttccagcagccccagggccagctcaACGTGGCTAGCGGGAGCCCCCTCTTTGCCCCCCACGGACAGCTCCAAAACTACCTCAAAGACGACACCCTCTACGTCAAGGTGGTGGTGGACACGTCCGGGACGGGGGTGTGAGCTTTGGGGGCGAGGGGTTCCTCTGCCTCCATACCCTCCTGCCTCTTCCTattcctccctcagcccccctaAAGCCCTGCCCCCCGGTGCTGCCCCCTACCACCCTCCAGCTCTCCCTCCGAAGCCTTAGAAACATCCTGCCTTGCACGTTAGCGGCCTGGAAACCTTCCAGCTGCCAAAGGCGACTGCAGCAGGAGGTGCCCTTGTGGCTTAGTACACGCAGCGCTTATTAGGCTCTGGAAGCTAAGCAGGGCTGGGCTTGTTCTGATCCCAGCTGGGAGACCTCACACCTGAGATCCCAGTGCTCAGCGGGGACTGGGCtgtgtggggggagatgggggagctAAGCAGGGGGCTGGTCTGTTCGAGTCACTGGAGGGGAGACCCTCACTGCGAAGCAGGGCCTGTCTTCTTTGTGCAGGTGGCTGGAGGAGAGGATAAGCTGCTCGGTTATTGTGCTTCTCTGATAATTTATGATAATTTATTACCGTTACTAACGATCCATGCTGCGGGAAGGCGGCGTTTGCGGGTTTATCGAAGCGCTGAATTCTCTATTTATCTATTTATGTATTCATGGGCCGGCTGCTGGTGCCCCTGGGCAGAGCCGGTCCCGCGGGAAGGGGGAGTCCGGGGCGGGGAGACTCCACCGGGGGCAGCTCCGCTGCTCTGCCGtgagaccccaccccccaccccggtccTGGAGCCGAGACGGGGCTCTGGGCGCGCGGCCGTTGTGGGGCTCCGTGCAAGATGGGATGTAATGCGCACTTCTCGTGTGTGTGagcgtgtctgtctgtctgtgtgtgtgaagcaCAATCACTAGGGCCCCTAGCGCAGCCGCTGGCCCAGGACCCGTCCTGCCACCTCGCCCCGTATTGATCGCCAGCGTCTGGTTTATTTATTGTGCGATATTGTAATAAAAATCTCTCTGCATCACTTGTGTGACTGCCCTTGTCACAGTGCCCGGCTCAGCGCCCGGACTGCCCgggcacagtgccccctgctgggctccccctgccgccccctgccacctgcagccccctgctaccctgcgcctcctgctgcccctgctgggctccccctgctgccccatgcccccgcagcccagcgccccctgctgcccctacCCCCGACCTTCCTGCCTCCCGcctcctgcagcccagcgcccggcactgctcccagctgcctccccccccaccccgcagcccaggCCCCTAGCACccccctggggcaatggggccgggggcagacgctcctggctgggctctgcaggcGCACGCGGGGGGTGTAAGTTGCAGTTCTGCGGAACGGCCACGCGGTGGCAGCAGAGACCAATATTTCCAGGCCAGCCATTAACACGGATCAGCCTCTGCTTTTAACGGgaccgggggaggaggcgggagaccagggtagatgggcccgtGGGTCTgaccgggggtgggagggaagaggcgggAAACCAGGGTAGAGGGGCCCAGGGTCTGacccggggtggggtgggagggaggaggcgggataccagggtagatgggcccaggatctgacccggggggggggaaggaggaggcaggATACCAGGGTAAATGGGCCTGTGGGTCTGacccaggtgggagggaggaggcaggagacCAGGGTAGGGGGGCCCAGGGTCTGAcccggggtgggagggaagaggggggagaccagggtagatgggcccagggGCTGACCCgcgtgggagggaggaggcgggagATCAGGATAGATGGGCCCAGGGGCTgacctgggtgggagggaggaggcgggagACCAGGGTAGGTGGGCCCAGGGTCTGACccaggtgggagggaagaggcgggagaccagggtagatgggcccaggATCTGAcccgggggggaaggaggaggcaggATACCAGGGTAAATGGGCCTGTGGGTCTGacccaggtgggagggaggaggcaggagaccagggtagatgggcccagggtctgacctggggtgggagggaagaggcaggagaccagggtagatgggcccagggtctgacctggggtgggagggaagaggggggagaccagggtagatgggcccaggggctgacccgggtgggagggaggaggcgggagaccagggtagatgggcccagggGTTGACccaggtgggagggaagaggtgggagaccagggtagatgggcccaggATCTGACccggggggggaaggaggaggcaggATACCAGGGTAAAGGGGCCCAGGGGCTGACccgggtgggagggaggaggcaggagacCAGGGTAGGTGGGCCCAGGGTCtgacctggggtgggagggaggaggtgggagaccagggtagatgggcccagggtctgacccaggtgggagggaggaggcgggagACCAGGGTAGGGGGGCCCAGGGTCTGAcccggggtgggagggaagagtggggagaccagggtagatgggcccaggggctgacccaggtgggagggaagaggcgggAGACCAGGGTAGGTGGGCCCAGGGTCTGacccaggtgggagggaggaggcgggagaccagggtagatgggcccaggggctgacccaggtgggagggaggaggcgggagACCAGGGTAGGTGGGCCCAGGGGCTGACccgggtgggagggaggaggcaggagaccagggtagatgggcccaggggctgacccaggtgggagggaagaggcgggagaccagggtagatgggcccagggtctgacccggggtgggagggaagaggggggagaccagggtagatgggcccagggGCTGACCCgcgtgggagggaggaggcgggagATCAGGATAGATGGGCCCAGGGGCTgacctgggtgggagggaggaggcgggaaACCAGGGTAGGTGGGCCCAGGGTCTGACccaggtgggagggaagaggcgggagaccagggtagatgggcccaggATCTGAcccgggggggaaggaggaggcaggATACCAGGGTAAAGGGGCCTGTGGGTCTGacccaggtgggagggaggaggcaggagaccagggtagatgggcccagggtctgacctggggtgggagggaagaggcaggagaccagggtagatgggcccagggtctgacctggggtgggagggaagaggggggagaccagggtagatgggcccaggggctgacccgggtgggagggaggaggcgggagacgagggtagatgggcccaggggctgatccaggtgggagggaggaggcgggagaccagggtagatgggcccaggggctgacccaggtgggagggaagaggtgggagaccagggtagatgggcccaggATCTGACccggggggggaaggaggaggcaggATACCAGGGTAAAGGGGCCCAGGGGCTGACccgggtgggagggaggaggcaggagacCAGGGTAGGTGGGCCCAGGGTCtgacctggggtgggagggaggaggtgggagaccagggtagatgggcccagggtctgacccaggtgggagggaggaggcgggagACCAGGGTAGGGGGGCCCAGGGTCTGAcccggggtgggagggaagagtggggagaccagggtagatgggcccaggggctgacccaggtgggagggaagaggcgggAGACCAGGGTAGGTGGGCCCAGGGTCTGacccaggtgggagggaggaggcgggagaccagggtagatgggcccaggggctgatccaggtgggagggaggaggcgggagaccagggtagatgggcccaggggctgacccaggtgggagggaagaggtgggagaccagggtagatgggcccaggATCTGAcccgggggggaaggaggaggcaggATACCAGGGTAAAGGGGCCCAGGGGCTGACccgggtgggagggaggaggcaggagacCAGGGTAGGTGGGCCCAGGGTCtgacctggggtgggagggaggaggtgggagaccagggtagatgggcccagggtctgacccaggtgggagggaggaggcgggagACCAGGGTAGGGGGGCCCAGGGTCTGAcccggggtgggagggaagagtggggagaccagggtagatgggcccaggggctgacccaggtgggagggaagaggcgggAGACCAGGGTAGGTGGGCCCAGGATCTGacccaggtgggagggaggaggcgggagaccagggtagatgggcccaggggctgacccaggtgggagggaggaggcgggagACCAGGGTAGGTGGGCCCAGGGGCTGACccgggtgggagggaggaggcaggagaccagggtagatgggcccaggggctgacccaggtgggagggaagaggcgggagaccagggtagatgggcccagggTCTGACCCGGGGGAGGTCAGAGTTGGGGGATCTGAGATCCC
The window above is part of the Natator depressus isolate rNatDep1 chromosome 14, rNatDep2.hap1, whole genome shotgun sequence genome. Proteins encoded here:
- the NFKBIL1 gene encoding NF-kappa-B inhibitor-like protein 1 isoform X1; its protein translation is MASRHQRRLWRYVESGRHRRLRSLLTRHRELLDLDQPGGHKGRPPLHYACAHRDPMAAQILLGHGANPALQDWQGDTALHHAARQAARKGKNVYKVLFASLQSHCPRAMGIRNRAGETPRDLLGPMKEEQQPPEESEESDGERNRDWEWRQKLLGECQDEYQEIWRYEEDFCTAHPDPEPYEEWAERMAREYRRKDCQWAGPGPQRAGPGPQRAGPGPQVPDNGAAHPPPHTSQRPLEEESRLYRERARTKKEELREAKRQRYQEGCARVFAPDATRPLCYGDIPWPSPTGTVAEMAAVAMLGTDPSDVGAYRRRLRHQQALWHPDKFAQRCGGRLAELDRRRILATVTALSQELNRLAEAAK
- the NFKBIL1 gene encoding NF-kappa-B inhibitor-like protein 1 isoform X2; this encodes MASRHQRRLWRYVESGRHRRLRSLLTRHRELLDLDQPGGHKGRPPLHYACAHRDPMAAQILLGHGANPALQDWQGDTALHHAARQAARKGKNVYKVLFASLQSHCPRAMGIRNRAGETPRDLLGPMKEEQPPEESEESDGERNRDWEWRQKLLGECQDEYQEIWRYEEDFCTAHPDPEPYEEWAERMAREYRRKDCQWAGPGPQRAGPGPQRAGPGPQVPDNGAAHPPPHTSQRPLEEESRLYRERARTKKEELREAKRQRYQEGCARVFAPDATRPLCYGDIPWPSPTGTVAEMAAVAMLGTDPSDVGAYRRRLRHQQALWHPDKFAQRCGGRLAELDRRRILATVTALSQELNRLAEAAK
- the LOC141998127 gene encoding TNF receptor-associated factor 2-like yields the protein MSPIASAQPPIPGGTMVKFGAGLRPVDPARGSGLLCSACGFLLIRPQQTECGHRYCTACVPRLLGDTDKVTCCVCSKRLSPNQFHKDRAAEKDALSTAVTCPRASCSWMGTLASYLEHLCPPAVSPGPEEKSAPKDLEVHVMTGVPRGGRNSQMDAPPLDLQRRIEQLEVMVTSLRQELWSQAGAMQALQRRGLQDQPSPGVSTEPSGCSHGARGAAAASPELASADGTLVWKLQGFSKLLGEAKAGRRTSIYSSVFATHPFGYRLCLRLYPDGDGAGQGTHLSLFMALAKGPYDDLLPWPFLRKVTFYLLDPWRKRPALRETFAPDPCSTSFQQPQGQLNVASGSPLFAPHGQLQNYLKDDTLYVKVVVDTSGTGV